In one Lachnospiraceae bacterium GAM79 genomic region, the following are encoded:
- a CDS encoding glycosyltransferase family 2 protein: protein MKKLTLIIPCYNEADALPLFAAELNKVIVQLTNYNTEVLLVNDGSSDQTLTVMKEICASDSHYKYISFSRNFGKEAAMYAGFCNSDGDYAAVMDADMQDPPSLLPEMLNCLETEDYDSVATRRVSRIGEPPIRSFFARKFYKLINKISDADIVDGARDFRLMRKEMVDSIVSMCEYNRFSKGIFGWIGFKTKWIQYENVNRIAGETKWNFWGLVKYAIDGIINFSETPMSFASGLGIFLTILSFIMVIFIIIRKAIFGDPVAGWPSLACIIIFIAGLQFLCMGIMGKYMAKTYLEVKNRPHYIISETNKEHIDRIN, encoded by the coding sequence ATGAAAAAGTTAACACTGATCATTCCCTGCTACAACGAGGCAGATGCCCTTCCTCTGTTTGCGGCAGAGCTAAATAAAGTCATAGTTCAACTGACAAACTATAATACAGAAGTTCTTCTGGTCAATGATGGTTCATCCGATCAGACATTGACTGTCATGAAAGAAATCTGTGCATCCGACTCACACTATAAATATATCTCATTTTCCAGAAATTTCGGAAAAGAGGCAGCCATGTATGCCGGTTTCTGTAATTCCGACGGTGACTATGCCGCTGTTATGGATGCCGATATGCAGGATCCACCATCTCTGCTTCCCGAAATGTTAAACTGTCTGGAAACCGAAGATTATGACAGTGTTGCGACCAGACGTGTCTCTCGTATAGGTGAACCACCGATCCGTTCTTTCTTTGCCAGAAAATTCTACAAGCTTATCAACAAAATTTCTGATGCCGATATTGTAGATGGTGCAAGGGATTTCCGTTTGATGCGAAAAGAAATGGTTGACAGCATTGTTTCTATGTGTGAATACAACCGTTTCTCAAAAGGTATTTTCGGGTGGATCGGCTTTAAGACCAAATGGATCCAATATGAAAACGTCAACAGAATCGCGGGAGAAACCAAATGGAACTTCTGGGGACTCGTTAAATATGCGATCGACGGTATTATCAACTTCTCGGAAACTCCTATGTCCTTTGCCTCCGGTCTCGGTATTTTTCTGACCATTTTGTCATTTATCATGGTCATATTTATCATTATCCGAAAAGCAATATTCGGTGATCCGGTTGCCGGCTGGCCATCTCTCGCCTGTATCATTATATTCATTGCAGGTTTGCAATTCCTCTGCATGGGAATTATGGGAAAATATATGGCAAAGACCTATCTGGAAGTAAAAAATCGTCCACATTATATTATTTCCGAAACAAATAAAGAACACATAGATCGAATAAATTAA
- a CDS encoding right-handed parallel beta-helix repeat-containing protein: MKKILLTLLTLTLFFLLFSAQTRITVSAAENSSSDETTIKVSAKNGSDISDKLREALINARDLAESSGQIITVKVKKGDYYLSKSLHIYSNTTLDVTDVHFTYQGTKKINMVISGTNAPYRGYEHFNSSEGCSGYDAFENITVLGGIWESTPENAGSMIRLFHARNVTLDGLTLIGGGCVHQMEVAAIDGFYVRNCTFLDHGKSADSTTNFQKQESIQLDMPYSNLVYPGVYQDGTPMKNVEITHNTFRNIARGVGTHTMLCGSYHENINISNNTFENVLEECIICLNYVNCQIKDNTITNCGGGILVENARDYDRSMNTSILDGSKVYAGATIHDLNTEISGNTIQIVYHPTTLIVAGIYVYGKNISDDALGGDGYPLPKENHYISSISIRDNTIITAGDGITISDARNCEIAGNSIKGAKFSKKDPYARYRDGIRVDKQSSDISITGNSIKNMSRNGIVIYDRSSLSGIVNNNIKSCSKSGIKLTEHSICANDITNNIIKKCSFGGLIVENNSTTSDIIGNTLSAVSGNPAIKISNMSTVRYINSNQIYDLGEYRKKEVASGIVVSGRSTSKGIESNRIYASKSKYSSGYGILIDSDSRLSESVSNNTISNTNEYSIAVKSYSKIAGQINRNDITSARKSAIAVTDSSIICDNIESNHISGSGTNGILLDKKATVRNSIAGNVITECNNYGINIQSIENDLTVAHNELNENKNAAINIAAGKKNLTTISGNILSGSASISGIRLSKCKVSIASNEFEKFKYGIHAAASVSGSIYDNIYSDIAKKEIYIDKKAQKMNTVISSTVETTTDNGKNKATITWDAVKGMDGYELQYSTYADFSSKQVIHLNAKQTSYTLHDLPNNKPVYYRIRAYKTVENICIFGNFQTNYFILR; encoded by the coding sequence TTGAAAAAAATATTACTTACTTTACTTACCCTGACTCTGTTCTTTCTTCTGTTTTCCGCACAGACCAGAATAACCGTATCAGCCGCAGAAAACAGTTCCTCTGATGAAACAACGATCAAAGTATCCGCCAAAAATGGCAGTGATATCTCGGACAAACTGCGTGAAGCTCTGATCAATGCAAGAGACCTCGCAGAAAGCTCCGGCCAGATCATAACCGTCAAGGTAAAAAAGGGAGATTACTATCTCTCAAAGTCCCTGCACATATATAGCAACACAACCCTTGATGTAACAGATGTACATTTTACTTATCAGGGTACTAAAAAGATCAACATGGTCATCAGCGGAACAAATGCCCCATACCGCGGCTATGAACATTTCAATTCCAGTGAAGGCTGTTCCGGCTATGATGCCTTTGAAAATATCACGGTACTTGGTGGAATATGGGAAAGCACACCCGAAAATGCCGGCAGTATGATCCGGCTCTTTCATGCCAGGAATGTCACTTTGGATGGCTTGACACTGATTGGCGGAGGCTGTGTACATCAGATGGAGGTCGCTGCCATCGATGGTTTCTATGTCCGCAACTGTACTTTTCTGGATCATGGCAAGAGCGCAGACTCCACAACTAATTTTCAAAAACAGGAATCCATCCAGCTTGATATGCCATACAGTAATCTGGTATATCCCGGTGTCTATCAGGATGGTACGCCTATGAAGAATGTCGAGATCACACATAATACTTTTCGAAATATTGCCCGCGGTGTCGGAACACACACGATGCTTTGTGGATCTTATCATGAAAATATTAATATCAGTAATAATACATTTGAAAATGTATTGGAGGAATGTATCATTTGTCTGAACTATGTAAACTGTCAGATCAAGGATAATACGATCACAAACTGCGGTGGTGGTATCCTTGTTGAAAATGCAAGAGATTACGATCGTTCCATGAATACTTCGATACTGGACGGAAGTAAAGTGTATGCCGGCGCAACCATCCACGACCTGAATACCGAGATCAGTGGAAATACCATACAGATCGTCTACCATCCAACCACGCTGATCGTAGCCGGAATCTATGTATATGGGAAAAATATATCCGATGATGCACTTGGTGGAGACGGCTATCCTCTGCCTAAAGAAAATCATTATATCAGCTCTATATCTATCCGGGATAATACGATCATAACCGCAGGTGATGGCATAACCATATCCGATGCCAGAAATTGTGAGATAGCAGGGAATTCCATCAAAGGCGCAAAATTTTCAAAGAAAGATCCATATGCCAGATACAGAGACGGAATTCGAGTTGATAAACAAAGCTCCGATATCTCTATAACAGGAAATTCTATTAAGAATATGTCCAGAAACGGTATTGTAATATATGATCGTTCCTCTCTGTCCGGCATAGTAAACAACAATATTAAAAGCTGTTCCAAGTCCGGAATCAAATTAACAGAACACAGTATCTGTGCAAATGATATAACAAATAATATAATAAAAAAATGTTCTTTCGGTGGTCTGATAGTTGAAAACAACAGCACGACTTCCGATATCATCGGGAATACACTCTCAGCGGTAAGCGGTAATCCCGCCATCAAAATCAGCAACATGAGTACTGTCCGTTATATCAACTCCAACCAGATTTATGACCTGGGGGAGTACAGAAAAAAAGAGGTTGCCTCGGGCATCGTAGTAAGCGGCAGATCAACTTCAAAAGGAATAGAAAGCAACCGGATCTATGCATCCAAGTCTAAATACTCCTCCGGTTACGGCATTCTGATTGATTCAGATTCCAGATTATCTGAATCAGTCAGCAACAACACAATTTCAAATACAAACGAATACTCTATTGCCGTTAAAAGCTATTCCAAGATAGCAGGTCAGATTAATCGTAATGATATCACCTCTGCCAGAAAAAGTGCTATTGCTGTTACCGATTCCTCCATAATCTGTGATAATATCGAAAGCAATCATATCTCAGGCAGCGGTACAAACGGTATCTTACTTGATAAAAAAGCAACCGTCCGGAACAGCATCGCCGGTAATGTTATTACAGAATGTAATAACTATGGCATCAATATCCAGAGTATAGAAAACGACCTGACCGTTGCCCACAATGAACTGAATGAAAATAAGAACGCTGCTATTAATATTGCCGCAGGAAAAAAGAATCTGACCACTATATCAGGAAATATATTATCCGGCTCAGCTTCAATCAGTGGTATCCGGCTATCCAAATGCAAAGTATCGATTGCATCCAATGAATTTGAAAAATTCAAATACGGAATCCATGCTGCAGCTTCCGTTTCAGGGTCAATCTATGATAATATATATAGTGATATAGCAAAAAAAGAAATCTACATTGATAAAAAAGCCCAGAAAATGAATACAGTCATTTCATCAACAGTCGAAACTACGACAGATAATGGAAAAAATAAAGCAACGATCACATGGGATGCTGTAAAGGGAATGGACGGATACGAATTACAATACAGCACATATGCAGATTTTTCCAGCAAACAGGTTATCCACCTGAATGCAAAACAGACATCTTATACCCTACACGATCTGCCAAATAACAAACCGGTTTATTACCGGATCAGGGCATATAAAACAGTGGAAAACATCTGTATTTTCGGAAATTTCCAGACGAACTATTTTATTCTCAGATAA
- a CDS encoding right-handed parallel beta-helix repeat-containing protein — protein sequence MKKHLILLASGLLLVSGVAYTADTQTFAANLTATESTASNDTSPELFANSYSVSGDTITVSAKNGSEIGTVLNDALKAARDLADSNGHIITVNVPAGSYTQDIALHIYSNTTLNLTGVSIKCTADTPINMITTGTNGAYKGQNNYNTSSLCSGYNGFKNITINGGTFISIPSNDSTIVRLSHATNVHLNGITLKGGGCLHQMEVAAINGFYVTGCTFRDNGKATDINNHENQEALQLDMPCREFVFPNIYEDGTPMKNVEITGCTFKNVARGLGSHTMLIGAYHENIKINNNTFDNVLEECIIGLNYYNCEIKNNTIKNCGGGILVQNYKAAANTINTSILDGKNKYKASFRYKLNTVISGNNISLRYSPSCITPEGIKVSGYKQESGKKGGDGFILPAGNYYISGVTVSDNTIHTSGHGIHFLDAHGCSAYDNTIIGQNFSSKDPSKNDHDGILVEMDSKNIIINNNHISGMTRNGILVQKSSSVKRISKNIFSKCGGRGIQIYDKSQCTEGISDNQIKSCKRGGIFISNNCTSGNITGNKISSYNEEGGISVYNNCTTGKIANNTITDTRKNGKHTNLAGIKINLKSTTGSMTGNKILAGAAKYSSNRGIVLYNSSKVKGSINKNTIEKCSDSAIVVSLKSQVTGSVNGNKISSAAKYGIQTLNKSSIGKAIASNTIKNAKTSGILIGSISNTLKIEKNKISGCSNAGIYIQPATTKYKITATNNTITGNKKGSGFTIRKAKILINKNKISKVTFGVYADKKCKGNVYANKISKITKKKVYTDTKKVKLKK from the coding sequence ATGAAAAAACATCTTATCCTGCTTGCTTCAGGACTGCTGCTTGTTTCCGGTGTTGCTTATACAGCAGATACACAGACATTTGCAGCCAACTTAACAGCTACTGAAAGCACAGCATCAAATGACACCTCACCGGAACTATTTGCAAATTCATACTCTGTTTCCGGCGACACGATTACGGTCTCCGCTAAAAACGGAAGTGAAATTGGAACAGTATTAAATGACGCATTAAAAGCTGCACGCGATCTTGCGGATTCCAACGGACACATAATCACCGTCAATGTTCCGGCAGGAAGTTATACTCAGGACATTGCTTTACATATCTACAGCAATACAACACTGAACCTGACAGGTGTAAGTATCAAATGCACAGCGGATACACCGATCAACATGATCACCACCGGAACAAACGGCGCATACAAAGGACAGAACAACTATAATACAAGTTCATTATGTAGCGGCTATAACGGATTCAAAAACATAACCATAAACGGCGGAACATTCATCAGCATTCCATCAAACGACTCAACAATCGTGCGTCTTTCCCATGCAACCAATGTCCATTTAAACGGAATCACCTTAAAAGGAGGCGGCTGTCTTCACCAGATGGAAGTAGCTGCAATCAACGGCTTCTATGTAACGGGCTGTACATTCCGGGACAATGGAAAAGCAACCGATATCAATAACCACGAAAATCAGGAAGCACTTCAGCTCGATATGCCATGCCGTGAGTTTGTATTCCCGAATATATACGAAGACGGCACTCCGATGAAAAATGTCGAGATTACCGGTTGCACATTTAAAAATGTTGCAAGAGGTCTCGGAAGCCATACGATGCTGATCGGCGCTTACCATGAGAATATTAAGATAAACAACAATACCTTTGATAACGTACTGGAAGAATGCATTATCGGTCTGAACTATTATAACTGTGAAATTAAAAATAACACGATCAAGAACTGCGGTGGCGGTATCCTTGTTCAAAACTATAAAGCTGCCGCTAATACGATCAACACCTCAATTCTGGATGGCAAGAATAAATATAAAGCATCCTTCCGCTATAAACTCAATACAGTTATCAGCGGCAATAATATCTCCCTCCGTTATTCTCCTAGCTGTATTACACCGGAAGGAATCAAAGTCTCCGGATACAAACAGGAAAGTGGAAAAAAGGGCGGTGACGGATTCATTCTTCCTGCCGGAAACTACTATATCAGTGGTGTAACTGTTTCCGACAACACAATCCACACCTCCGGTCATGGCATTCATTTCCTTGATGCTCACGGATGTAGTGCATATGATAATACAATCATTGGGCAGAATTTTTCTTCCAAAGATCCGTCCAAAAACGATCATGATGGCATTCTGGTAGAAATGGATTCCAAAAATATTATCATAAACAATAACCATATATCCGGAATGACCAGAAACGGTATTCTCGTGCAGAAGTCATCTTCCGTAAAGAGGATCTCCAAAAATATTTTTTCCAAATGCGGCGGACGCGGAATCCAGATATATGATAAAAGCCAATGCACAGAAGGCATATCGGATAATCAGATCAAAAGCTGCAAACGGGGTGGCATCTTTATCAGCAATAACTGCACCTCGGGAAATATCACCGGAAATAAAATTTCATCTTATAACGAAGAAGGCGGTATCTCTGTTTATAATAACTGTACAACAGGCAAAATCGCAAATAACACGATCACTGATACCAGAAAAAACGGTAAACATACAAATCTGGCCGGTATAAAGATCAATTTAAAATCAACCACCGGCTCCATGACGGGAAATAAGATTCTGGCCGGTGCCGCAAAATACTCATCCAACCGTGGAATTGTCCTTTACAATTCTTCCAAGGTAAAAGGATCGATCAATAAAAACACGATCGAAAAATGTAGTGACTCAGCTATCGTGGTATCTCTGAAATCTCAGGTTACCGGAAGTGTTAATGGCAATAAGATATCATCTGCTGCCAAATACGGAATTCAGACCCTGAATAAGTCATCTATTGGCAAGGCAATAGCATCCAACACGATCAAAAATGCCAAAACAAGCGGTATCTTGATCGGAAGTATCTCAAATACTTTGAAGATCGAAAAAAATAAAATATCAGGCTGTTCAAATGCAGGAATCTATATCCAGCCTGCAACAACAAAATACAAAATTACCGCTACAAACAACACAATTACCGGAAATAAAAAAGGATCCGGCTTCACCATAAGAAAAGCCAAGATCCTTATCAACAAAAATAAGATTTCCAAAGTTACATTTGGCGTATATGCAGATAAAAAATGCAAAGGCAATGTCTATGCAAATAAAATCTCCAAGATCACCAAAAAAAAGGTCTACACCGACACAAAAAAAGTGAAGCTTAAGAAATAA
- a CDS encoding glycogen/starch/alpha-glucan phosphorylase: protein MKKLIDFDKEGFKKEVITNVKTLYRRPIEEATPQQVFQAVSYAVKDDIIDRWIATHKEYEKKNVKTVYYLSMEFLMGRALGNNLINLTYYDAVKEALDELGFDLNLIEDQEPDAALGNGGLGRLAACFLDSLATLGYPAYGCGIRYRYGMFKQAIKDGYQIELPDDWLKDGNPFEIKRPEYAVEVKFGGYVRVENRDGRNYFIQDGYQTVRAVPYDVPVVGYGNNVVNTLRIWDAEADQEFCLDSFDKGEYEKAVEQQNLAKTIVEVLYPNDNHYAGKELRLRQQYFFISASVQRAILKFKEKNSDIHKLPEKITFQMNDTHPTVAVAELMRILMDEEGLEWDDAWDITTRTCAYTNHTIMAEALEKWPIELFSRLLPRIYQIVEEINRRFVLKIQSMYPGNQDKVKNMAILYDGQVKMAHLAIAGSYSVNGVAALHTKILEERELKDFYEMRPEQFNNKTNGITQRRFLLHGNPLLASWITDKIGDEWIVKLSNLKKLKVYATDEKYQQEFMNIKYQNKIRLANYIKEHNGVDVDPRSIFDVQVKRLHEYKRQLLNILHVMYQYNELKTNPSYDMYPTTYIFGAKASAGYKRAKLIIKLINSVADVINNDASIKGKIKVVFIENYRVSNAELIFAAADVSEQISTASREASGTGNMKFMLNGAVTLGTMDGANVEIVEEVGEENAVIFGLRAEEVMKYEREGGYNPKDIYNNDAAVRTVLTQLINGMYSSDDPDRFRDLYDSLINEDVYFILKDFASYVEAHRKIDTLYRDEKNWAKMVMLNTACSGKFSSDRTIEEYAKEIWNLKKVKVTLD, encoded by the coding sequence ATGAAAAAGTTGATTGATTTCGACAAAGAGGGCTTCAAAAAAGAGGTTATTACAAATGTAAAGACATTGTACAGAAGACCAATCGAAGAGGCAACTCCACAGCAGGTATTCCAGGCTGTCAGCTACGCTGTTAAGGACGACATAATAGACAGATGGATAGCAACACATAAGGAATATGAGAAGAAGAATGTTAAGACAGTTTACTATCTGTCCATGGAGTTCCTGATGGGTAGAGCCCTGGGAAACAATCTGATCAATCTGACATACTATGATGCAGTAAAAGAAGCCTTAGATGAACTTGGATTTGATTTGAATCTGATCGAGGATCAGGAGCCGGATGCAGCACTTGGTAATGGTGGTTTGGGACGTCTTGCAGCATGTTTTCTGGATTCTCTTGCTACACTTGGTTATCCGGCATACGGATGTGGTATCCGTTATCGTTATGGTATGTTCAAGCAGGCAATCAAAGATGGTTATCAGATCGAGTTGCCGGATGACTGGTTAAAGGATGGCAACCCATTTGAGATCAAGCGTCCGGAGTACGCTGTAGAAGTTAAATTTGGCGGTTATGTAAGAGTTGAGAACAGAGACGGAAGAAATTACTTTATTCAGGATGGTTATCAGACCGTTCGTGCCGTACCATATGATGTTCCGGTTGTCGGTTATGGCAACAATGTTGTAAATACACTTCGTATCTGGGATGCAGAAGCAGATCAGGAGTTCTGTCTTGATTCATTTGACAAGGGTGAATATGAAAAGGCTGTTGAGCAGCAGAACCTTGCTAAGACAATTGTTGAAGTCCTTTATCCAAATGATAATCACTATGCAGGTAAGGAATTAAGACTGAGACAGCAGTACTTCTTCATTTCAGCGTCTGTTCAGAGAGCAATCCTGAAATTCAAAGAGAAAAACAGTGATATTCATAAGCTTCCGGAAAAGATCACGTTCCAGATGAATGATACACATCCAACAGTTGCAGTAGCAGAGTTAATGAGAATCCTTATGGATGAAGAAGGTCTTGAGTGGGATGATGCATGGGATATCACAACCAGAACATGTGCATACACTAACCATACGATCATGGCTGAAGCTCTTGAGAAATGGCCGATCGAATTGTTCTCAAGATTACTTCCTCGTATCTATCAGATCGTAGAAGAGATCAACAGAAGATTTGTACTGAAGATCCAGTCTATGTATCCGGGCAACCAGGATAAGGTTAAGAACATGGCTATCCTTTATGATGGTCAGGTTAAGATGGCACATCTTGCTATCGCAGGTTCTTACTCTGTAAATGGTGTTGCAGCACTTCATACAAAGATTCTGGAAGAGAGAGAGCTGAAGGACTTCTATGAGATGAGACCTGAGCAGTTCAATAATAAGACAAATGGTATTACACAGAGACGTTTCCTTCTTCATGGTAATCCGCTTCTTGCAAGCTGGATCACAGATAAGATCGGTGATGAATGGATCGTTAAGCTTTCAAATCTGAAGAAGTTAAAAGTATATGCTACTGATGAGAAGTATCAGCAGGAATTCATGAATATCAAGTACCAGAACAAGATCCGTCTTGCAAATTATATCAAGGAGCATAATGGCGTGGATGTAGATCCTCGTTCTATCTTCGATGTACAGGTTAAGAGACTTCATGAGTACAAGAGACAGCTTCTTAATATTTTACATGTTATGTATCAGTACAACGAGTTGAAGACAAATCCATCATATGATATGTATCCAACAACATATATCTTTGGTGCAAAGGCTTCCGCCGGTTATAAGAGAGCAAAGCTTATCATCAAGCTGATCAACTCTGTTGCAGATGTTATCAACAACGATGCATCTATCAAGGGTAAGATCAAGGTTGTATTCATCGAGAACTACAGAGTATCCAATGCAGAGCTGATCTTCGCAGCAGCAGATGTCAGCGAGCAGATTTCAACAGCTTCCAGAGAAGCATCCGGTACCGGTAACATGAAATTTATGTTAAACGGTGCAGTTACACTTGGAACCATGGATGGTGCAAATGTAGAGATTGTTGAAGAAGTTGGTGAAGAAAATGCAGTTATCTTCGGTTTAAGAGCTGAAGAAGTTATGAAGTATGAGCGTGAAGGTGGATACAATCCAAAGGATATTTACAACAATGATGCAGCAGTAAGAACTGTTCTTACACAGCTTATCAATGGTATGTATTCTTCTGATGATCCGGATCGTTTCAGAGATCTGTATGATTCACTTATCAACGAAGATGTATACTTCATCCTTAAGGATTTTGCTTCTTATGTAGAAGCTCACAGAAAGATCGATACTCTTTACAGAGACGAGAAGAACTGGGCTAAGATGGTTATGTTGAATACAGCATGCTCCGGTAAGTTCTCATCAGACAGAACAATCGAAGAGTATGCAAAAGAGATCTGGAACCTCAAAAAGGTTAAAGTCACATTAGACTAA
- a CDS encoding DUF5685 family protein, producing the protein MFGYIVVNQQEMKFKEFDEYHRYYCGLCRALKEDQGAKGQLSLSYDMTFLVLLLTGLYEPSEERGTKRCVVHPMTKHEYARNLYSDYAADMNRILTYYKCMDDWTDDKKLFRKLYAELLIPKKELEKEDSRLYDYRQKIDTIADRLAKISELEKENSEDLDRLSGYFGEVLAEIFAVKADAWEENLRKIGYYLGRFVYILDAYDDIEKDRKKHSFNPLIHKLTCSEEMKTEDIPVEEWQKLADWVKEVLMMQAAECAREFEKLPIIKNVEILRNIVYSGIWNNYYKATAERCGSKADNRQNGE; encoded by the coding sequence GTGTTTGGATATATAGTAGTAAACCAGCAGGAAATGAAATTTAAAGAATTTGACGAATACCACAGGTATTACTGCGGGTTGTGCAGGGCGTTAAAAGAAGATCAGGGCGCAAAAGGTCAGTTGTCATTAAGCTACGATATGACATTTCTGGTGCTGCTGCTTACCGGATTGTATGAGCCGTCAGAGGAGCGGGGTACAAAAAGGTGTGTGGTCCATCCGATGACAAAGCATGAATATGCCAGAAATCTGTACTCCGATTATGCAGCGGATATGAACCGTATACTTACATATTACAAATGCATGGATGACTGGACAGATGATAAGAAGCTGTTTCGTAAGCTGTATGCGGAGCTTTTAATACCGAAGAAAGAGTTGGAAAAGGAAGACAGCCGATTATATGATTACAGACAAAAGATTGATACTATTGCAGATCGGCTTGCAAAGATCAGCGAGCTTGAGAAAGAAAACAGTGAAGATCTGGATCGGTTATCAGGATATTTTGGTGAAGTGCTGGCAGAGATATTTGCCGTAAAAGCTGATGCATGGGAAGAAAATCTGAGAAAGATCGGTTATTATCTTGGAAGATTTGTATATATTCTGGACGCTTACGATGATATTGAAAAGGACCGAAAAAAACACAGCTTTAATCCATTGATACACAAGCTTACATGTAGTGAAGAAATGAAGACAGAGGACATTCCGGTGGAGGAATGGCAGAAGCTTGCAGACTGGGTAAAAGAAGTCCTGATGATGCAGGCGGCAGAATGTGCCAGAGAATTTGAGAAGCTTCCGATTATAAAAAATGTGGAAATTCTCAGGAATATCGTGTATTCTGGCATATGGAATAATTATTATAAAGCAACTGCCGAAAGATGCGGTAGCAAAGCAGATAACAGGCAGAATGGAGAATAA
- a CDS encoding zinc-ribbon domain-containing protein, with amino-acid sequence MRDKIYNFMRTRYGNDQFSSFLTWMGLILIIIDVWAKTGVLYFLGLASFIYGYVRIFSKKYDKRAAENKWFLSHTTGVRNVFKRMKKSKEAGKNYKIFTCPRCEQMIRIPRGKGRIEIRCPKCGNTFIKKS; translated from the coding sequence ATGAGAGATAAGATTTATAACTTTATGCGAACAAGATATGGGAATGATCAGTTTTCATCATTTCTGACCTGGATGGGCCTGATCCTGATCATCATAGATGTCTGGGCGAAGACAGGAGTTTTGTATTTCCTTGGACTTGCTTCTTTTATCTATGGATATGTGCGCATCTTTTCTAAGAAATACGACAAACGTGCGGCAGAAAATAAGTGGTTTCTAAGCCACACGACAGGCGTTCGAAATGTATTTAAACGGATGAAAAAAAGCAAAGAAGCCGGAAAGAATTATAAGATCTTCACCTGCCCACGTTGTGAACAGATGATCCGGATTCCACGAGGCAAGGGCAGGATCGAGATAAGATGTCCGAAATGTGGGAATACTTTTATTAAGAAAAGCTGA